Genomic segment of Gemmatimonadaceae bacterium:
TGCTCCACATCACCACGCTCGGATGGTTGCGGTCGCGCCGCACCATGTCGCGCGCGTCGCGCTCGCTCCACGCGTCGAAATAGAGGCCGTAGCCGAACCGCGTCTTGTTGATCTTCCATTCGTCAAAGACTTCGTCCATCACGACAAAGCCCATCCGGTCGGCCAGGTCGAGGAGCGCCGGCGCCGGCGGATTGTGGCTCGTGCGAATGGCGTTGACGCCCATCCGCTTCATGATCTCCAACTGGCGCTCGATGCCGCGGTCGAAGGCGGCGGCGCCCAGCGGCCCCAGGTCGTGATGCAGGCAGACGCCCCGCAGCGGCAGCCGCGCGCCATTGAGCAGGAAGCCGCTGTCGGGTGAGAAGGCAATGGTGCGAATGCCGTACGGAATGTGCTCCGCGTCCACCACGCGACCGCGCACCCGCACCAGCGCCTCCACTTCATACAGGTACGGATCGGCCACGGACCAGCGGCGCGGCTGCGGCACCGCGAGCGCCACCTCGGCGCGCGCGCGCCCGTCCGCGCCGATCGCCACCGGTGTGTCGGCGGTGGCGATCACGCGTCCCGCCGCATCGCGCACGCTCACCTCGGCGCGCCCAGTCACGGCCACCGGCGACTGGTTGCGCACGTCGAGCCGCACCGACAGGTCGGCGCGTTCGCCGGACGCGCTGGCGGTGCGCACCACGGTGCCCCATTGGTCGATGTGCACGGGATCGGTGATCGTCAGCCAGACGTGCCGGTAGATGCCGGCCCCCGAGTACCAGCGCGACGACGGCTGCTTCACCTGCACGCGCACGGCCACCACGTTCGCCGACCCCGCCGGCCTGAGATACGGCGTCGCGTCGTAGATGAACGTCGAATACCCGTACGGGCGCACGCCGAGCGACTGGCCGTTGAGCCAGACCTCGGCGTTCATGTAGGCCCCCTCGAACTCGAGGAAGACCCGCCTGCCGTCGCTCGCCGGCGGGAGGGTGAACGACTTCCGGTACCAGCCGATGCCGCCGTTCAGGTAGCCGTGCGACGAGCCGCCGGGACTGCGAGCATCGAACGGCCCCTCGACAGCTGCCGGCAAGTGCTGGCCGCTCGGGGCGTGTCCGGCCGTCGCCACCTCACGGTCGCCCTTGCCCAGGACCATGAAGTCGTGCGGCAGGTCCACGCGCTCCCAGGCGCCGTCGTCGAGGCCGTTCTGCTGCCCGCTCGCCACCTCCCCGGCGCGGAATCGCCAGTCGAAGTCGAACAGGGTGCGTTGGCGGGGCCCTGCCTCGACGCGGCGCGGGGCGGAGGCGGTGGTGGTCGCATCGCGGCGGACGGGGGCGACGGCGGTGGGGGCGGCTGGCCAGAGCAGGAGCGCCAGGCCGGCGATGATGGATGGCTGGAGTGCGGGCATAACCTATTCTAAGAAATGGAGATGCTCGACGCGAACGTCTGAATCCTTGCGGTGTAGAAATGCGTACTGTATCGCACGTTACGCAGCATTCGGGCCCGCCAGTTGCAGTCCGTGCCTGTGCCCCTTCCCGCCCTTCCCGGGTCGCTTTAGGGCCTTCACGCAGACATACTTAAGGGCCGCAGACGAATTCACGGCTGGAGACACCTACCCGCGATGTTCCGCACACCCTTCCGCGCGGCCGCGCTCGCTGGAATGACCCTGACCCTGTCGGGGTGCTCCATCAAGCGGATGGCCATCAACTCGTTGGGCGACGCCCTGTCTTCGGGGAGTTCGTCGACGTTTGCGAAGGATGACGACCCGGAACTGGTTCGGGACGCGATTCCGTTTGCCCTCAAGACGATCGAGAGCCTCATTGACGCCTCGCCGCGGCATCAGGGATTGCTGACCGCGGCGGCCAGCGGGTTCACGCAGTACGGCTTCGCGTTCATCCAGCAGGAAGCCGATTTCACCGAGGCCCAGGACCTGGACCGCGCCACGCAGATGCGGCAGCGGGCCAAGCGGCTGTACCTGCGGGCGTCGGACTACGGGCTGCGCGGGCTGGAGCTCGACATCCCCGGCTTCCGCGAGCGCATCATCCGCGACGCCGACGCGACCGTGGCGAAGGCGACCCGGAAGGACGTGCCCCTGCTCTACTGGACGGCGGCCGCGTGGGGCGCAGCCCTCGCGATCGACGTGAATGATGCAGAACTGGCCATCCGCCAGACGGCCATCGAGAAGATGATGCACCGCGCGCTGGTGCTCGACGAGTCGTTCGAGATGGGCGCACTGCACGATTTCTTCATCACGTGGGAAGCGGCGCACGCGAGCGCCGGCGGGTCGGTGGCCAAGGCCCGCGAACACTTCGCGCGAGCGACGCAGCTCGCCGACGGACGGCGCGCCGCGCCGTATGTCGGCCTCGCCGAGGCGGTGTCCATCACCGAGAACAACAAGAAGGAATTCGAGTCCCTGCTCAAGCAGGCGCTCGCGGTGGACATCAACAAGGCCCCCGAACAGCGGCTGGCCAATGTCATCAACCAGCGGCGT
This window contains:
- a CDS encoding glycoside hydrolase family 2 TIM barrel-domain containing protein: MPALQPSIIAGLALLLWPAAPTAVAPVRRDATTTASAPRRVEAGPRQRTLFDFDWRFRAGEVASGQQNGLDDGAWERVDLPHDFMVLGKGDREVATAGHAPSGQHLPAAVEGPFDARSPGGSSHGYLNGGIGWYRKSFTLPPASDGRRVFLEFEGAYMNAEVWLNGQSLGVRPYGYSTFIYDATPYLRPAGSANVVAVRVQVKQPSSRWYSGAGIYRHVWLTITDPVHIDQWGTVVRTASASGERADLSVRLDVRNQSPVAVTGRAEVSVRDAAGRVIATADTPVAIGADGRARAEVALAVPQPRRWSVADPYLYEVEALVRVRGRVVDAEHIPYGIRTIAFSPDSGFLLNGARLPLRGVCLHHDLGPLGAAAFDRGIERQLEIMKRMGVNAIRTSHNPPAPALLDLADRMGFVVMDEVFDEWKINKTRFGYGLYFDAWSERDARDMVRRDRNHPSVVMWSIGNEIPEQGDSLRAEAMATRLATFVREEDPTRFVTAGMDNPNGALRTGFAKPLDLFGINYHLNVYPTVRGMKAFSSESSSDYSSRDQYNLVLNLDTLQVVNRLNHHVTSYDFEGPSWGNNAEAQFKAMREYPWIAGEFVWTGIDYIGEPTPFEWPNRSSSFGIVDITGFPKDRFFLYQSQWRAEPMVHLLPHWNWPATYEGKPIPVWTYTNADSVELFLNGRSQGVRTWRGVTDFHLAWQVPYAPGALRAVAWRGGRVVAEDRVETTGAPAKLEMTVDRPIIRADGQDLAFVTVRVLDAQGRLVRAGGNNLVRFTLTGGGAIAALDNGDPTNHERFVGATPAAAQHRAFNGLALVVLRAPRAGALLTLAATADGLAGTNAAVKAR
- a CDS encoding TRAP transporter TatT component family protein is translated as MFRTPFRAAALAGMTLTLSGCSIKRMAINSLGDALSSGSSSTFAKDDDPELVRDAIPFALKTIESLIDASPRHQGLLTAAASGFTQYGFAFIQQEADFTEAQDLDRATQMRQRAKRLYLRASDYGLRGLELDIPGFRERIIRDADATVAKATRKDVPLLYWTAAAWGAALAIDVNDAELAIRQTAIEKMMHRALVLDESFEMGALHDFFITWEAAHASAGGSVAKAREHFARATQLADGRRAAPYVGLAEAVSITENNKKEFESLLKQALAVDINKAPEQRLANVINQRRARWLLSRIDDLFVD